Proteins encoded by one window of Methylovirgula ligni:
- a CDS encoding metallophosphoesterase: MALLTRRHFIQGASAFTLATAGLGTYACAIEPGFLLDITTYRITPPHWTPGLQVKAALIADIHACEPQMSAARIRRIAEATNALNPDVVFLLGDFNAGHRFVTGPVFPEQWAEALSVLDAPLGTYAILGNHDWWHGALVRMRSDDGESVRRALQHADFKVLENAAVPLVKDGMSFWVAGLGDQLAYPQGPNSFQGFDDLNGTLAQVTDGAPVLLLAHEPFVFRRVPERVSLTLCGHTHGGQVNLPIITELFTESQFGMRQVYGHIVDGNRHMIISAGLGTSIAPIRLFRPPEIVLVTIGADSALA, translated from the coding sequence ATGGCCCTCTTGACGCGCCGGCATTTCATCCAAGGCGCCAGCGCTTTCACTTTGGCAACGGCCGGCCTCGGAACCTACGCCTGCGCGATCGAGCCGGGCTTTCTTCTCGACATCACGACCTATCGCATCACGCCGCCGCACTGGACCCCCGGTCTGCAGGTCAAGGCGGCGCTGATCGCCGACATCCATGCCTGCGAGCCGCAAATGTCGGCGGCGCGAATCCGGCGCATCGCCGAGGCCACGAACGCGCTCAATCCCGACGTCGTCTTCCTGCTCGGCGATTTCAATGCCGGCCATCGGTTCGTGACCGGCCCGGTCTTCCCCGAACAATGGGCCGAGGCGCTCTCCGTTCTCGATGCGCCGCTCGGCACCTATGCCATTCTCGGCAATCACGACTGGTGGCACGGCGCGCTTGTGCGGATGCGCAGCGACGATGGCGAAAGCGTCCGCCGCGCGTTGCAGCACGCGGATTTCAAGGTTCTGGAGAATGCTGCCGTCCCTCTCGTCAAGGACGGGATGAGCTTCTGGGTCGCGGGACTGGGCGATCAGCTCGCCTATCCGCAAGGACCAAACAGCTTTCAGGGGTTCGACGATCTCAATGGCACCCTGGCGCAAGTGACGGACGGGGCGCCGGTGCTCCTGCTGGCGCACGAGCCTTTCGTCTTCCGCCGCGTGCCCGAGCGCGTCTCGCTCACGCTTTGCGGCCACACCCACGGCGGCCAGGTCAATCTGCCAATCATCACCGAACTGTTCACCGAGTCGCAATTCGGGATGCGGCAGGTCTACGGCCATATTGTCGACGGCAACCGTCACATGATCATCTCGGCGGGACTCGGCACGTCGATCGCGCCCATCCGGCTGTTCCGGCCGCCGGAAATCGTGCTTGTCACGATCGGCGCCGATTCCGCCCTGGCTTAG
- a CDS encoding L,D-transpeptidase, which translates to MRFSKITWALPFFALLLAGCEGDGLATPDPSLSGRDQEFLALAPKADIPSQFQRYEVADPTGEKPGTVIVDTKHMYLYYILPGGKAMRYGIAAGSEAAGWTGTATIGRKEEWPHWMPPSDMLKRWPHLQPTADAGGLPGGPGNPLGSRAMYLFQGNKDTLYRIHGTNEPEQIGQAVSSGCIRMSNIDAIDLYDRVKVGTKVIVE; encoded by the coding sequence ATGAGATTTTCCAAGATAACCTGGGCATTGCCGTTTTTCGCATTGTTGTTGGCCGGGTGCGAGGGCGACGGACTGGCGACGCCGGATCCGAGCCTTTCGGGCCGCGACCAGGAATTCCTTGCGCTTGCGCCGAAAGCCGACATTCCTTCCCAGTTCCAACGCTATGAGGTCGCCGATCCGACGGGCGAAAAGCCCGGCACCGTGATCGTCGATACCAAGCATATGTATCTCTATTACATCCTGCCGGGCGGCAAGGCGATGCGCTACGGCATCGCGGCGGGCTCGGAAGCAGCGGGCTGGACCGGTACGGCCACCATCGGCCGGAAGGAAGAATGGCCGCACTGGATGCCGCCGTCCGACATGCTGAAGCGCTGGCCGCACCTGCAGCCGACGGCTGATGCCGGTGGCCTTCCGGGCGGTCCCGGTAATCCGCTCGGCTCGCGGGCGATGTATCTGTTCCAGGGCAACAAGGACACGCTCTACCGCATCCACGGCACCAATGAGCCGGAGCAGATCGGCCAGGCGGTGTCCTCGGGCTGCATCCGGATGTCGAACATCGACGCGATCGACCTCTACGACCGCGTAAAGGTCGGCACCAAAGTCATTGTTGAATAA